A window from Enterocloster bolteae encodes these proteins:
- a CDS encoding histidine kinase N-terminal 7TM domain-containing protein: MLDIMLRIAYLSAIGLSLYTSGWLLMKADKTRTTGALAACQLLIIIWCMPQLFSALPMTKGMKYLAYGISYIGISFIGPAWLEFAFLYSRRKLGHGAELFLFGISAVNYSVLLTNEYHHLFYASFEVAQVVYGPVFYIHMVYTYICVLAGMAVVLAAFKKNRVALAHIAVILLAAAVPLAFNLLYMTGLVRTGFDLTPPAFSLTSVLMLLAVFRYDFLDVNTMAFDKIFDSIAEGVVVYNRRDKITYCNGAAVHWLGLQTGDDMEPLRRILGEKGAKADCADSQTPVFTLEDNGERRRLEVRQYIHRDKKGDMVAGTIMLTDVGRYYQLLEQGRELAVTNQSLAIEKERNRIAQEVHDTAGHTLTMINSLLRLIRIGYKEERGQEQDKRIEEYLIQAQELAGSGIRELRCSINNLRQSASYGLISQGVYQLTGSVKEFEVEVEIQGEDRQEYSHLSPVVYDCLREAITNCHKYAHATHMDVILKFGADSLSLYMFDNGKGCLHIEEGNGIRGIRQRTEQAGGTVRFISESGEGFQIYICLPYGN, from the coding sequence ATGCTTGATATCATGCTTAGGATTGCCTATCTATCCGCCATTGGCCTGTCTCTTTACACATCAGGCTGGCTGCTGATGAAGGCAGATAAAACCAGGACCACAGGAGCTTTGGCAGCCTGTCAGCTCCTTATCATTATTTGGTGTATGCCACAGCTGTTTTCGGCTTTGCCCATGACAAAGGGGATGAAGTATCTGGCATATGGTATTTCCTACATAGGAATCAGCTTCATCGGACCGGCATGGCTGGAGTTTGCGTTTCTCTACAGCCGGAGAAAACTGGGGCATGGGGCGGAACTGTTTTTATTCGGTATTTCGGCTGTTAACTATTCGGTTCTCCTGACAAATGAATACCACCATTTATTCTATGCCAGTTTCGAGGTGGCTCAGGTGGTGTACGGGCCTGTATTTTACATTCATATGGTCTATACCTATATCTGCGTCCTGGCCGGCATGGCTGTGGTGCTGGCGGCTTTTAAAAAGAACCGTGTGGCGCTGGCGCATATTGCCGTCATATTGCTGGCTGCAGCAGTGCCTCTGGCTTTTAACCTGCTCTATATGACGGGGCTTGTGAGAACAGGCTTTGACCTGACGCCTCCTGCTTTTTCCCTGACCAGCGTTCTCATGCTGCTGGCTGTGTTCCGGTATGATTTCCTGGATGTCAATACCATGGCCTTTGATAAAATATTTGATTCCATTGCAGAGGGCGTGGTGGTGTATAACAGGCGTGATAAGATTACCTACTGCAACGGGGCTGCCGTACATTGGCTGGGGCTGCAAACCGGAGATGATATGGAACCGCTCAGGCGAATTCTGGGGGAAAAGGGCGCAAAAGCAGATTGTGCGGATTCTCAGACACCTGTATTTACGCTGGAAGACAATGGTGAAAGGAGAAGGCTGGAGGTCAGGCAGTATATCCACAGGGATAAGAAGGGGGATATGGTTGCGGGAACCATTATGCTCACAGATGTGGGAAGATATTACCAGCTTTTGGAGCAGGGCAGGGAACTGGCTGTGACCAATCAGAGTCTTGCCATTGAAAAAGAGCGCAACCGCATTGCCCAGGAGGTGCATGACACCGCCGGACATACGCTGACCATGATAAATTCGCTGCTCAGGCTCATACGGATTGGATATAAGGAGGAGAGAGGACAGGAACAGGACAAGCGCATAGAGGAGTACCTGATCCAGGCCCAGGAGCTGGCCGGCAGCGGGATCCGGGAGCTGCGGTGTTCCATCAATAATCTCAGGCAGTCCGCCTCCTATGGACTTATCTCCCAGGGAGTATACCAGCTAACCGGCAGTGTGAAGGAATTTGAGGTGGAGGTGGAGATACAGGGAGAGGACAGGCAGGAATATTCCCATTTGTCTCCGGTGGTTTATGACTGCCTCAGGGAGGCCATTACCAACTGCCATAAGTATGCCCATGCAACCCACATGGATGTGATACTTAAATTCGGCGCAGACAGCCTGAGCCTGTATATGTTTGATAACGGAAAGGGATGCCTCCATATAGAGGAGGGAAACGGAATCCGCGGTATACGCCAGAGAACAGAGCAGGCAGGGGGAACAGTCCGGTTCATATCCGAATCCGGGGAAGGATTTCAGATATATATATGCCTGCCGTACGGAAACTGA
- a CDS encoding response regulator, whose product MIKAVIADDIQILRQGLRAILEQDKDIQVVGLAADGREAWQLCRKHRPDVVLMDMRMPEYDGSYGITRIKEDYPDIKVLVLTTFDDRETVDAAVGSGADGYILKEMEDDKVIQSVKAVCAGMRVFGGSVFEGMRRQMAPGKIKADMAGDLTPRERDIMRLVARGMDNREIAGALFLAEGTVRNNISRLLEKLKLKDRTQLAVFAVKHNLDE is encoded by the coding sequence ATGATAAAAGCAGTGATTGCCGATGATATCCAGATATTGAGACAGGGGCTCAGGGCCATACTGGAGCAGGACAAAGACATACAGGTGGTGGGACTGGCCGCTGACGGCCGGGAAGCGTGGCAGCTGTGCAGGAAGCACAGACCGGACGTGGTGCTTATGGATATGCGCATGCCGGAATACGATGGCAGCTATGGGATTACCAGAATCAAGGAGGACTATCCGGATATAAAGGTGCTGGTGCTCACTACCTTTGATGACAGGGAAACCGTGGATGCAGCCGTGGGAAGCGGTGCTGACGGGTATATCTTAAAGGAGATGGAGGATGACAAGGTCATCCAGTCCGTCAAGGCTGTATGCGCCGGGATGCGGGTTTTTGGAGGAAGCGTATTTGAGGGGATGCGCCGTCAGATGGCGCCCGGCAAAATAAAGGCAGACATGGCCGGGGATTTGACGCCCAGGGAACGGGATATCATGCGGCTGGTTGCCCGGGGAATGGACAACAGGGAGATTGCGGGGGCGCTATTCCTGGCAGAGGGGACGGTGCGCAACAACATCTCCCGTCTGCTGGAAAAGCTTAAGCTAAAGGACCGGACCCAGCTGGCTGTATTTGCAGTCAAGCATAATCTGGATGAATAA
- a CDS encoding GntR family transcriptional regulator, with the protein MDADVLSEKAKKLKHVKVYNRLYSMIQDGVYPPGSQLPSEPELALQMDVSRMTLRRALALLQEDNLVINIRGKGNFISERNPGASMPGLEVTQHPVRCTLSGSIDETEMEFRIEPPTESISQNLKRKTAVVVIADRWYKSAGKACAYSLSFIPIEVISGKQIDLREKEDLFQYLEHGVYEDAVSSTCQLSYTTTGNFTAVKYMLSQHASFILVQETLYDENSRVLVSSKHYIPVESFKTQVNAVAGRA; encoded by the coding sequence ATGGACGCAGATGTATTATCTGAGAAAGCAAAGAAATTAAAACATGTAAAAGTATATAACCGCCTGTATTCCATGATACAGGACGGCGTGTATCCTCCGGGCAGCCAGCTTCCCTCCGAACCGGAGCTGGCCCTGCAGATGGATGTAAGCCGCATGACCCTGCGCAGGGCTCTGGCTCTGCTGCAGGAGGACAATCTGGTCATCAACATACGCGGTAAGGGAAACTTCATCAGCGAACGCAATCCCGGCGCCAGTATGCCGGGCCTGGAGGTCACACAACACCCGGTCCGCTGTACTCTGTCCGGATCCATTGACGAGACAGAGATGGAATTTCGCATAGAACCTCCCACAGAATCCATCAGTCAGAACCTGAAGCGGAAAACTGCGGTGGTGGTGATCGCAGACCGCTGGTATAAAAGCGCCGGAAAGGCGTGCGCCTACAGCCTCAGCTTCATTCCCATCGAGGTTATATCCGGGAAACAGATAGATTTAAGGGAGAAAGAAGATTTATTCCAATACCTGGAGCATGGTGTATATGAGGATGCCGTCAGCAGCACCTGCCAGCTCTCCTACACCACCACGGGCAATTTCACAGCCGTCAAGTACATGCTCTCCCAGCACGCCTCCTTTATTCTGGTCCAGGAGACACTATATGATGAAAACAGCCGGGTACTGGTATCCAGCAAGCACTATATACCGGTGGAATCCTTCAAAACCCAGGTCAATGCTGTGGCCGGACGCGCCTGA
- the udp gene encoding uridine phosphorylase has protein sequence MQNYSGEEGLQYHLQIRKGDVGRYVIMPGDPKRCEKIAKHFDNAVLVADSREYVTYTGYLDGEKVSVTSTGIGGPSASIAMEELVLCGADTFIRVGTCGGMDMDVKGGDIVVATGAIRMEGTSREYAPIEFPAVADLDVTNALVSSAKALGYTYHAGVVQCKDAFYGQHEPKRMPVSYELLNKWEAWKRMGCKASEMESAALFIAASHLRVRCGSDFLVVGNQERQEAGLDNPIVHDTEAAIKVAVEAVRRLIQADKQA, from the coding sequence ATGCAGAACTATTCAGGAGAAGAAGGATTACAGTATCATTTACAGATCAGGAAGGGAGACGTGGGACGGTATGTCATCATGCCCGGAGACCCGAAGCGCTGTGAAAAGATTGCAAAGCATTTTGACAACGCGGTACTGGTGGCGGACAGCAGGGAGTACGTTACATACACCGGTTATCTGGACGGGGAAAAGGTAAGCGTGACCTCCACGGGCATCGGCGGACCGTCTGCATCCATTGCCATGGAGGAATTGGTGCTGTGCGGGGCTGATACATTTATCCGCGTGGGAACCTGCGGCGGTATGGACATGGACGTGAAGGGCGGGGATATCGTGGTCGCCACAGGCGCCATCCGAATGGAGGGCACCAGCAGGGAATACGCACCCATCGAGTTTCCGGCCGTGGCTGACCTGGATGTGACCAATGCCCTGGTTTCCTCGGCAAAGGCGCTGGGATATACGTATCACGCGGGAGTGGTGCAGTGCAAGGATGCGTTTTACGGGCAGCATGAGCCCAAACGCATGCCGGTAAGCTATGAGCTGTTAAACAAGTGGGAGGCATGGAAGCGCATGGGCTGCAAGGCGTCTGAGATGGAATCCGCTGCCCTGTTTATTGCAGCCAGCCACCTAAGGGTGCGCTGCGGTTCTGATTTCCTGGTGGTGGGTAACCAGGAGCGCCAGGAGGCAGGACTGGATAATCCTATTGTCCACGATACGGAGGCAGCCATCAAGGTGGCGGTGGAAGCCGTCCGCAGACTGATTCAGGCAGATAAGCAGGCTTAA
- a CDS encoding NupC/NupG family nucleoside CNT transporter has translation MKILLNLTGILLVLAIMYLISWKKKNISVKMLVKAVIAQFLIAVILVKVPAGRYVVSRVSDAVTSVINCGQDGLSFVFGSLADSTAATGSVFAIQVLGNIVFLSALVSLLYYIGILGFVVKWIGKAVGKLMGTSEVESFVAVANMFLGQTDSPILVSKYLGQMTDSEVMVVLVSGMGSMSVSILGGYTALGIPMEYLLIASTLVPVGSIMVAKMLLPQTEEVREVGSVKMDNKGNNTNVIEAVAEGAVTGMQMALSIGASLVAMVALVAAVNKLLGVCGISLQQVFSYVFAPFGFFMGLDPSEILLEGNLLGSKLVLNEFVAFQQLGSMISSMDYRTGMICAISLCGFANFSSLGICVSGIAVLCPEKKSTLARLVFKAMLGGVAVSLISAMVVGLVTLF, from the coding sequence ATGAAAATATTATTAAACCTTACAGGTATCCTTTTGGTACTGGCCATCATGTATCTGATTTCCTGGAAGAAGAAAAACATATCCGTCAAAATGCTGGTCAAGGCAGTGATTGCCCAGTTCCTGATTGCGGTGATTCTGGTAAAGGTTCCGGCCGGCCGTTACGTGGTGTCCAGGGTATCGGATGCAGTGACCAGCGTCATCAACTGCGGTCAGGATGGTTTAAGCTTTGTGTTTGGTTCACTGGCAGACAGCACGGCTGCCACCGGATCCGTTTTTGCCATACAGGTCCTGGGCAACATTGTATTCCTGTCTGCCCTGGTAAGTCTTCTTTACTATATCGGAATTCTGGGATTTGTGGTAAAATGGATTGGTAAAGCAGTGGGTAAGCTTATGGGCACCTCCGAGGTGGAAAGCTTTGTGGCGGTTGCCAACATGTTCCTGGGACAGACCGACAGCCCCATTCTGGTGAGCAAGTACCTGGGCCAGATGACGGACAGCGAGGTTATGGTGGTCCTGGTTTCCGGCATGGGCAGTATGTCCGTGTCCATATTGGGCGGTTATACGGCCCTGGGCATTCCCATGGAGTATCTTCTGATTGCCAGCACACTGGTGCCGGTGGGCAGCATTATGGTGGCCAAGATGCTTCTGCCCCAGACAGAGGAGGTCCGGGAAGTGGGAAGCGTTAAGATGGACAATAAGGGGAATAATACCAACGTGATAGAGGCAGTTGCAGAGGGAGCTGTCACCGGCATGCAGATGGCGCTGTCCATCGGCGCGTCCCTGGTGGCCATGGTGGCGCTGGTGGCAGCGGTGAATAAGCTGTTAGGCGTCTGCGGCATCAGCCTTCAGCAGGTATTTTCCTATGTATTTGCCCCCTTCGGCTTCTTTATGGGCCTGGACCCTTCGGAAATACTTCTGGAAGGAAATCTCCTGGGAAGCAAGCTGGTCCTCAATGAATTCGTGGCGTTCCAGCAGCTGGGATCCATGATATCTTCCATGGATTACAGGACAGGGATGATATGCGCCATTTCCCTGTGCGGGTTTGCCAATTTCTCCAGCCTTGGAATCTGCGTTTCAGGCATCGCGGTCCTGTGCCCTGAAAAGAAAAGCACCCTTGCCCGCCTGGTGTTCAAGGCCATGTTAGGCGGTGTGGCGGTAAGCCTGATCAGCGCCATGGTGGTGGGCCTGGTCACATTATTTTAA
- a CDS encoding phosphopentomutase, whose protein sequence is MGKYKRIFVVVLDSLGIGAVEDSPEYGDVGVDTLGHIAREVPGLKIPNLKKLGMVNLHPLEGMEPAEHPLGRYMRLKERSRGKDTMTGHWEMMGLLVTTPFQTFTSHGFPKELIGELEKRTGRKIIGNKSASGTEILDELAEEEIREGHLIVYTSADSVLQICGNEETMGLDNLYHYCEIARELTLRDEWKVGRVIARPYTGMKKGEFRRTSNRHDYALKPYGRTALNALKDAGYDVVSIGKIYDIFDGEGLTQSNHSNSSVHGMEQTIQYAKTDFNGLCFVNLVDFDALWGHRRNPEGYGRELERFDEKLGELLPLLGEDDLLILTADHGNDPTYTGTDHTREQVPFIAYSPSMEGGKDLGSADTFAVIGATVADNFGVKMPEGTIGTSVLNEL, encoded by the coding sequence ATGGGAAAATATAAACGTATCTTTGTTGTGGTCCTGGATTCACTTGGAATCGGGGCAGTGGAGGATTCACCGGAATATGGAGACGTGGGGGTGGACACCCTGGGACATATTGCCCGGGAGGTTCCGGGGCTTAAGATTCCAAATCTGAAAAAGCTGGGCATGGTCAACCTGCACCCCTTAGAGGGTATGGAGCCGGCAGAACACCCCTTGGGACGTTACATGCGTCTGAAGGAGAGAAGCCGTGGCAAGGACACCATGACGGGACACTGGGAGATGATGGGGCTTCTTGTGACCACGCCCTTCCAGACATTTACCAGCCACGGTTTTCCGAAGGAACTGATAGGCGAGCTGGAGAAGCGGACCGGACGTAAAATCATCGGCAACAAGAGCGCCAGCGGAACGGAAATCCTGGATGAACTGGCGGAGGAGGAGATTCGGGAAGGCCATCTGATCGTGTATACTTCCGCTGATTCCGTGCTTCAGATATGCGGCAACGAGGAGACCATGGGACTTGACAACCTGTATCACTACTGCGAGATTGCCAGGGAACTGACCCTGCGGGATGAGTGGAAGGTGGGACGTGTCATTGCCAGGCCCTATACCGGCATGAAGAAGGGCGAGTTCAGGCGCACCTCCAACCGCCATGATTACGCGCTGAAGCCATATGGAAGGACTGCCCTCAACGCCCTTAAGGACGCGGGATATGATGTGGTGTCCATTGGCAAGATATACGATATTTTTGACGGCGAGGGTCTGACTCAGTCCAACCATTCCAACTCGTCTGTCCACGGCATGGAGCAGACCATCCAGTATGCTAAAACGGATTTCAACGGGCTTTGTTTTGTGAACCTGGTGGATTTTGACGCCCTGTGGGGACACCGCCGCAATCCGGAAGGGTACGGCAGGGAGCTGGAGCGCTTTGATGAAAAGCTGGGAGAGCTGCTTCCGCTTCTGGGGGAGGACGATCTTCTGATTCTCACCGCGGACCATGGAAACGACCCCACCTATACAGGCACGGACCACACCAGGGAACAGGTGCCGTTCATCGCCTATTCTCCCTCCATGGAGGGCGGAAAGGACCTGGGCAGCGCAGATACATTTGCAGTCATCGGAGCCACGGTTGCTGACAACTTTGGGGTGAAGATGCCGGAAGGCACCATAGGGACTTCGGTTCTGAACGAATTGTAA
- the deoC gene encoding deoxyribose-phosphate aldolase, translating to MDKKDILSRVDHTLLKQTATWEQIEKLCREGLEYTAASVCIPPCYVKQAKDFVGDKLAVCTVIGFPNGNMTTAVKVFETEDAVKNGADEIDMVINIGLVKAGHYDQVLDEIRQIKAACGGRCLKVIIETCLLTEEEKKEMCRVVTESGADFIKTSTGFSTAGATPEDVALMRKYSGPEVKVKAAGGIASIEDAQRFIELGADRLGTSRLIP from the coding sequence ATGGATAAGAAGGACATTTTAAGCAGGGTAGACCACACGCTGTTAAAGCAGACAGCTACCTGGGAGCAGATAGAAAAGCTGTGCAGGGAAGGCTTGGAATACACCGCCGCCTCTGTGTGCATTCCTCCCTGTTATGTGAAGCAGGCAAAGGATTTTGTGGGGGATAAGCTGGCTGTCTGCACCGTAATCGGATTTCCCAACGGCAACATGACCACCGCGGTGAAGGTGTTCGAGACAGAGGACGCGGTGAAGAACGGTGCGGACGAAATTGATATGGTCATCAACATCGGCCTTGTAAAGGCGGGACATTACGACCAGGTCCTGGATGAAATCAGACAGATTAAGGCTGCCTGCGGCGGCAGATGCCTGAAGGTCATTATCGAGACCTGCCTTCTGACAGAGGAAGAGAAGAAGGAAATGTGCCGTGTGGTCACGGAGTCAGGGGCGGATTTCATCAAGACTTCCACCGGATTTTCCACAGCCGGCGCAACGCCGGAGGACGTGGCCCTTATGAGGAAGTACTCAGGCCCCGAGGTCAAGGTCAAGGCAGCCGGCGGAATCGCATCCATTGAAGAT